The Bacillota bacterium genomic interval AGATGCAGAAGCTCTAGTAGTTTGGGGAACCAACCCTGGACCGGCGCAAGCAGCTAAAAATATGAAAGAACTTGGCATGACGATACCTTATGTGGGAAGCCATGGAATCGCCAATAAAACATTCATACAGCTAGCAGGCGGTGCTGCAGAAGGCGTGGTTTTCCCGGCAGGAAAGGTACTTGTACCCAGCTCAGCAAAGGGCGAGCAGGCAGAGGTAATTAATAAATTTATGTCCGATTACAAAGCAAAATATAACGAGAACCCAAATTCATTTGCCGGGCATGCTTATGATGCTATAAACATACTTGCAGAGGCTCTAAAGAAAGCCGGAACGAGCGATGGTGTGAAGTTAAGGGACGCAATCGAGAAAACAAGCGGGTTTGTTGGAATAACCGGCATTTTCAACTACAGCAAGGACAATCATGACGGTACCGGTGCTGACGATATGGTTATGATCGAAATAAAAGAAGGAAAATGGGTTGAAAAGAAATAAAATAGAATAACTAGTCAAAAGCCCATTAAAAAACGAAAGAAGAAAAGAGCCAGAAATCCCTGGCTCTTTTCTTGGATTTAGAATCCTGATATCAATGCCATACAGGCAGGTAAACCCAATGTAAAGGTCTGGCGTTAGTGCTAAAAACCGTGTATCCTAAACATAGCCATAGGAAGCAGCTTTAAAGAGCTGTAGTTTAGTGCCGCAATCAACGCCACTTTAAAAGTAAGCTAATAATGAGGTGTAGGCAAGAGAAATGCAATTCGACCAGTTTCTACAATACCTTATAAGCGGTTTAACAAGCGGGAGCATTTATGCCCTAATTGCGCTGGGTTTTACGTTAATCCACAATTCTACACAGCTTATTAACTTTGCTCAAGGAGAATTCGTGATGCTTGGAGGCTTGATCGCAGTATCACTATATTCTGCAGTTGGCCTCCCTCTTGTTGTTGCTGTCCTGCTATCGGTAATAATAGTCACAATAATAGGAATTGTCTTTGAGCGGACAGCTATTCGCCCCTTAAAAAATACATCAGTCATCACGCTTATCATAGTAACAGTTGGAGCCTCCATATTAATGAAAAACATAGCGATGATTTTGTGGGGAAGAGATGCCCAGGCGCTACCAACGTTTTCTGGGGATAAGCCGATACAGTTTCTTGGTGCATCGGTTACACCACAGGCAATATGGGTCATCCTGGTAACGATAGCAACAGTCGTACTTTTGCAGTTATTCTACAAGAGGACGATTATCGGAAAGGCAATGAAAGCATGTGCGATAAATCCATCGGCCGCAAGGCTTATGGGGATTAACACGTCAAGTATCGTAATGCTCTCATTTGCATTAAGTGCAGGCTTTGGCGCAATGGCTGGCGTACTTATCACGCCTATATCGATGACAAGCTATTCAGTTGGCGGATTCCTTGGCTTAAAAGGATTTGCAGGTGCGGTTCTTGGCGGTCTTGATAACCCAGTAGGCGCAGTTGTAGGGGGCATAACCTTAGGTATATTAGAATCGTTAAGTATCGGGTTTATCGACTCAGGATATAAAGATGCGATAGCCTTTCTAATACTTCTTATGGTCCTTTTTATAAGGCCAAGCGGAATATTAGGCGCTAGAGTAAGGGAGAAAGTCTAGTGGCTACAGGCAGAGCGTTTATCAGAACAGATAAGTTCTGGTTTCTTTTGTATGGCATAGCGATGGCTGTGCTTCCGCTTATATTTACCAACAACTATTATGTAAAAATAGTGATAATCATGGCAATAAATACGCTGGTCGTGCTGGGATTAAACTTGCTTATGGGCTATGCCGGACAGGTATCAATAGGGCATGCTGCTTTCTACGGCATAGGCGCATATGCTTCGGCAGTGGCGACCACAAAATATGGTTTTTCGCCATGGTTTGGATTGGGTGCGTCTGTAATACTTGGCGGCATTATCGCCTATGTAATCGCAATACCGACACTGAGACTGAAAGGCCACTATCTGGCGATGGCGACGCTAGGCTTTGCGGAAATCGTGCATGTTTTGTTCCTCCAGTTAAAGAACATCACGGGAGGGACAGATGGACTTTTTGGTATACCATCTATAGCGATTGCAGGCTTTGAGCTTGATACGCCGCAGAAACTTTACATATTGGTTTGGCTCTTCTTGATGCTTGGACTTGCTTTATCGTTAAACCTTGCTAACTCGCGCGTTGGT includes:
- a CDS encoding branched-chain amino acid ABC transporter permease encodes the protein MQFDQFLQYLISGLTSGSIYALIALGFTLIHNSTQLINFAQGEFVMLGGLIAVSLYSAVGLPLVVAVLLSVIIVTIIGIVFERTAIRPLKNTSVITLIIVTVGASILMKNIAMILWGRDAQALPTFSGDKPIQFLGASVTPQAIWVILVTIATVVLLQLFYKRTIIGKAMKACAINPSAARLMGINTSSIVMLSFALSAGFGAMAGVLITPISMTSYSVGGFLGLKGFAGAVLGGLDNPVGAVVGGITLGILESLSIGFIDSGYKDAIAFLILLMVLFIRPSGILGARVREKV
- a CDS encoding branched-chain amino acid ABC transporter permease, whose product is MATGRAFIRTDKFWFLLYGIAMAVLPLIFTNNYYVKIVIIMAINTLVVLGLNLLMGYAGQVSIGHAAFYGIGAYASAVATTKYGFSPWFGLGASVILGGIIAYVIAIPTLRLKGHYLAMATLGFAEIVHVLFLQLKNITGGTDGLFGIPSIAIAGFELDTPQKLYILVWLFLMLGLALSLNLANSRVGRALRAVHGSEIAAASVGIDTSKYKIQVFVLSAIMACIGGSMYAHMAAFVSPESFTLGMSIMLVTMVVFGGMANIWGAVVGATTLTLLEEYLKAYEDFNMVIFGVILVFAMVFMPQGLIGAGSRLLSFRKRKQEIIPDTAGEKSAAS